CGCAATATCAGCGTGGGCAAGTTAAAGGGGGCCGGAGCGGGAAACGTCGACCAGCCCGAGGAAATAACCCGCGCGGTTGATTTTCTGAACCTTTATAACGGCTCGCTGGATAATTTCTCGCAGTCCATGGAGAATGTCCTGGACGCCAAGGATATGGATTACATCAACCTGAGGTTCAACATCACCAATATGATGGAGACTATGGTCGGCAGGCACCAGGAATTATTGAAGCTGGCCGCGGTCAAGCGCTATGACGTGAACACCTTTGTCCATACAATGAACGTCTCGATCCTTTCGATGTTCTTCGCGTCCCGGCTGGGCCTGGCTAAAGAGGATATTCTGGATATAGGCATCGCCGCTTTATTCCACGACATCGGAAAGGTCTATATATCGCGCAACATCATCAAGAAGACGGACAAGCTTACCGACGCGGAATTTTCGGCGGTCAAAGGGCATACTGTTTTCGGCGCAGAGATCCTCCTGAAATATGTGGATACCCTGGGGATGCTGCCTGTGTTGGTGGCGTTCGAGCATCACTTGAAGCCGGATTTTAAAGGTTATCCGAAAATGGCGTTTCCGCATAAGCCGCATCCGGGTTCGATCATTGTCTCCATCTGCGACGTTTATGACGCGCTTTTGCAGCGCCGCAGTTACAAGTCCCCTTATCCTCCGGATATGGTCCATGAGATAATGATGAAATCCCGGGATAATGTCTTTGACCCCGGGCTTCTGGACACCTTTTTCAATATAATGGGGGTTTGGCCTATCGGGACCCTTGTGGCTTTAAGCGATAAGAGCGTGGCTGTGGTCCGCGACGAGAATGAGGACGATAAATTCCTGCCTAAGGTGGAGATCGTCCATCCGGCTGAAAACCGGCAAATGGTCGATCTTAGAGAGACGAAGGATAAGATCGCGATAGAGAAGTTTATTGACCCGCAGACAGAGGGGAAAGTTTATTCCAGCCTTATTTGATCTTTCCGGCAGTAACCTTTAAGAGCCCTTCAGCATATCCGCTATGACCCGGGCCGCTTTTTGGCTGGCGCCGTAAGCCCCCAGCTTTTGCTTTATATCCAGGAGCTCCAGTTTTAACTGGCTGAGCCGGTCTTTGTCCTGAAGCACCGGGATGAGGTAATCGCAGATGGCCTTAGGATTGCATTGGAACTGGATGAATTCTTCGCAGACCTTCTTTTCTTTTACCACATTGACCAGCCCGATATAAGGGATCTTGATCATCAGGCGGATAAAAGCCCAGGTCAGGAGATTTACCGTGTAGAGTATGACCATCGGCGTCCCGAGTATGCCTGTTTCCAGGGTCGCTGTTCCGGAACAGACCAGGCTGAAGTCGCTGGCGGCAATGCCGTCGTAGGTGGCGTCGGAGATCATTTTTATCGGCAGGTTAAACCCGGCCAGGGCCTGGTCGAAAGCCTCTTTTTTTACCGTCGGAGAGCGCAGTATCAGGAATTGCGCCCGTCCGTAGAAGTACTCGTTGATCTCCTGGGCGCTTTTGAGCATTACCGGCAAAAGCGTCCTTACTTCTTTTTCCCGGGATCCGGGCAAAAGGGAGATGGTCAGTTTATCCCGGGACAGCCCGTGTTTGGCCAGGAACGCCTCTTTCGGCTCCTGGGTCTTTACCACATCGAGCAGGGGATGGCCGACAAAACTGACCGGGATGTCGTTCTGGCGGTAGATCTTCTCTTCAAAAGGGAACAAGACGATCATCCGGGCGATGTTCTTCTTGATGGACCTCAGCCTGTTCTTTCCCCAGGCCCAGACCTGCGGGCTGATGTAGTATGCGACCGGTATCCCCAATTCACGCAGCTTCTCGGCAAGCCTGAGGTTAAACCCCGGGTAATCCACCAGGATAGCCAGGTCGGGTTTGTCTTTTTGGGCCTCTTCCAATACCCGGCGGAATATTTTTTTAAAAGTCTTAAGGTTCTTCAAAACTTCCCAGAAACCGATGACCGCCAGTTTTGTGAGGTCGTAATAAAGCTCAACGCCCGCTGCCTTTAATTTATTCCCGCCCAGGCCGGCAAAGCGGACCGAGGGATATATCTTTTTTATCTCGCTGACCAGGTGCGCCGCGTGCAGGTCTCCCGAGGCCTCGCCGCAGACGATCAGTATTTTCTTGGGTTTTTCCATATAAGGTTTTTTATCTTAAGGGCCACTTTCAGCGCCTGGCGGGCTTCCTTGCCGTCGACAATTGGCTGTTTATGGTTGGATACGCAGTCTATGAACGAGGATAATTCTTTTTTTAAAGGGTGATCTTTTTCTATTTCCAGGGCTTCTTTGAATATGCCGGATGGGCCTTTGCGGTAGATATAGGCCTGCTCGCTCTTATAGTCCAGGGATATGTAGGCGTCCTTCAGGAATATCCGGATCTTGCGCATTGTCTCGTCGGATATGCGGCTGGCGGTAAGGTTGCATACGCAGCCGTTCTTAAAGGTTATCCTGGCGTTGGCGATGTCTTCGTATTCAGTCAGGACGTTTGCCCCTACGGCCTCGATCCGCTTGATCGGGGAATTTACCAGCCCAAGGATGATATCTATGTCGTGGATCATCAGGTCCAGGACCACGCCGATATCCAGGGAACGGTTGGGAAATAAGCTAAGACGGTGGCATTCAATAAAATAGGGGTTTTTGAAAAATTTATGGGCGCAGGAGAACGCCGGGTTGAAGCGCTCGATATGGCCTACCTGCAGGATAAGCCGGTTTTTCTGGGCGGCGCGGATCAGGGAATCCGCTTCTTTAAGGTTGCTGGTAAAGGGTTTCTCGACCAGGGTATGAATGCCGCGGGACAGGAAATCCAAGGCTATTTTATGATGGAGCAGCGTAGGCACGGCTATGCTTACCGCGTCGATTTTACCGAAAAGCGCTGTATGGTCGGTAAATCCCGGGACCTGCAGGCCGGCGCTTATTTCATCGCAGCGCTGCTTGTTCGAATCGCAGATCCCTGCCAGCTCGCAACCGGGTATCTCTTTATATATTTTGGCATGCAGGCTGCCGAGGTAGCCTGTTCCTATTACAGCCACTTTGATTTTGGACATATTTCGATATTAGCAAAGCACTCGACAAAAGTCAATATATATGATAAAATCGTTCAACCAGGAGAAATATGAGAGATTATATAAAACTGTTCAAATTTGTTATTCCGCACTCAGGGTTGTTTGCCGGCGCCGGGATTTGCATGCTGCTTTCCGCCATATTTGACGGGGTTTCTTTGACTATGATAATGCCTCTGGCGGATATCATCCTCACTGGGAAAAAGATCGTCCTGCCGGTCAAGCTTCCGCAGTTTTTAAATGCCTTTATCGACACCTTGAATAATATCCCGCCGCTTATGCTCTTGAATTATATGGTTATCGGCGTGGT
The DNA window shown above is from Candidatus Omnitrophota bacterium and carries:
- a CDS encoding HD domain-containing protein, giving the protein MLGKIENAFRGLINALQIAKLYGAEHQKVGKFLETANEKLQEVLAERPELVIGIVGDELAFEKEILFDLSRSIQPMIAYLKSRGVEKIAFHRGLTSDDLAKFVSFLMLPKDEYKKEPQEYLDAAGVRNISVGKLKGAGAGNVDQPEEITRAVDFLNLYNGSLDNFSQSMENVLDAKDMDYINLRFNITNMMETMVGRHQELLKLAAVKRYDVNTFVHTMNVSILSMFFASRLGLAKEDILDIGIAALFHDIGKVYISRNIIKKTDKLTDAEFSAVKGHTVFGAEILLKYVDTLGMLPVLVAFEHHLKPDFKGYPKMAFPHKPHPGSIIVSICDVYDALLQRRSYKSPYPPDMVHEIMMKSRDNVFDPGLLDTFFNIMGVWPIGTLVALSDKSVAVVRDENEDDKFLPKVEIVHPAENRQMVDLRETKDKIAIEKFIDPQTEGKVYSSLI
- a CDS encoding Gfo/Idh/MocA family oxidoreductase; this translates as MSKIKVAVIGTGYLGSLHAKIYKEIPGCELAGICDSNKQRCDEISAGLQVPGFTDHTALFGKIDAVSIAVPTLLHHKIALDFLSRGIHTLVEKPFTSNLKEADSLIRAAQKNRLILQVGHIERFNPAFSCAHKFFKNPYFIECHRLSLFPNRSLDIGVVLDLMIHDIDIILGLVNSPIKRIEAVGANVLTEYEDIANARITFKNGCVCNLTASRISDETMRKIRIFLKDAYISLDYKSEQAYIYRKGPSGIFKEALEIEKDHPLKKELSSFIDCVSNHKQPIVDGKEARQALKVALKIKNLIWKNPRKY
- the lpxB gene encoding lipid-A-disaccharide synthase encodes the protein MEKPKKILIVCGEASGDLHAAHLVSEIKKIYPSVRFAGLGGNKLKAAGVELYYDLTKLAVIGFWEVLKNLKTFKKIFRRVLEEAQKDKPDLAILVDYPGFNLRLAEKLRELGIPVAYYISPQVWAWGKNRLRSIKKNIARMIVLFPFEEKIYRQNDIPVSFVGHPLLDVVKTQEPKEAFLAKHGLSRDKLTISLLPGSREKEVRTLLPVMLKSAQEINEYFYGRAQFLILRSPTVKKEAFDQALAGFNLPIKMISDATYDGIAASDFSLVCSGTATLETGILGTPMVILYTVNLLTWAFIRLMIKIPYIGLVNVVKEKKVCEEFIQFQCNPKAICDYLIPVLQDKDRLSQLKLELLDIKQKLGAYGASQKAARVIADMLKGS